The proteins below come from a single Parcubacteria group bacterium genomic window:
- the purF gene encoding amidophosphoribosyltransferase yields MCGIVGIYSEKKIKLMPLFYFGLLGAQHRGQEASGMILSNGETDLEHLHFRRLSISKNSVESLFAKKSIPIEEEFNSAIGHNRYSTSGSVKNINNVQPLLAMTRYGALGIAHNGNLPESLAIRQELSRQGDIFFSDSDTEIILKLIARSKRNSLVEAIVETLKMIRGSYSLLFITKDKIIAARDPYGIRPLCLGQFDYGYMIASEQNSFNKSLGVKFVREIERGEILVIDRKGLETFKMNVPKNAAHCIFELIYFARPDSFQFGQSVADFRMQTGRLYSQRHPLAIDAIVPIPDSAMYFAQGYASESGHPLELALLRNHYIGRTFITPGQKNIWAKLSPIESLIRNQSVSLVDDSIVRGTTSKDIIDIVRGCGPRAVHFGVASPPIIGHCSLGIDIKSEEELVMSGGRCVDDVRRLIHADTLNYLCMEDLRKAAVHPDDFCYGCFTGKYPV; encoded by the coding sequence ATGTGTGGAATCGTTGGAATTTATTCAGAAAAAAAGATCAAACTTATGCCCCTTTTTTATTTCGGACTTCTTGGTGCGCAACATCGAGGGCAAGAAGCGAGTGGCATGATATTGTCGAATGGAGAAACCGATCTCGAGCATCTTCATTTTCGCAGACTATCAATCAGTAAGAACTCGGTCGAAAGTCTATTTGCCAAAAAAAGTATTCCGATCGAAGAGGAATTTAACTCAGCAATCGGACATAATAGGTACTCAACATCTGGGTCGGTAAAGAACATAAATAATGTTCAGCCCCTTTTGGCGATGACCCGTTATGGCGCTTTAGGCATTGCGCATAATGGAAACCTGCCTGAATCATTAGCGATCCGTCAGGAGTTGAGTAGGCAAGGGGATATTTTTTTCTCCGATTCTGACACTGAAATTATTCTCAAACTGATCGCTCGGTCAAAAAGGAATTCTTTGGTGGAGGCGATAGTTGAGACGCTCAAAATGATTCGTGGTAGTTACTCCTTGCTTTTTATCACCAAGGACAAAATAATTGCCGCGAGAGACCCCTATGGCATTCGGCCACTCTGTCTCGGTCAATTTGATTATGGCTACATGATTGCTTCCGAACAAAACTCCTTCAATAAAAGCTTGGGAGTAAAATTCGTGAGAGAAATAGAACGAGGAGAAATTCTTGTTATTGACAGGAAGGGCTTGGAAACTTTCAAGATGAACGTTCCTAAAAATGCGGCCCATTGCATTTTCGAACTAATCTATTTTGCTCGACCAGACTCGTTCCAATTTGGCCAATCCGTGGCTGATTTCCGGATGCAAACAGGAAGGCTATATAGCCAAAGGCATCCCCTGGCCATCGACGCGATTGTTCCAATCCCGGATAGCGCCATGTATTTCGCTCAAGGATACGCGAGTGAATCTGGACACCCCTTGGAATTAGCGCTCTTGCGCAATCATTACATCGGCAGAACATTCATCACTCCCGGTCAAAAAAATATCTGGGCGAAGCTCAGCCCGATTGAAAGCTTGATCCGAAATCAGTCCGTTAGCCTTGTTGACGATTCAATCGTCAGAGGAACAACAAGCAAAGATATCATTGATATCGTCAGAGGATGTGGACCCAGAGCAGTACACTTTGGAGTTGCTAGTCCGCCAATCATCGGGCATTGTTCGCTTGGGATTGATATCAAAAGCGAAGAGGAGTTGGTGATGAGCGGGGGAAGATGCGTCGACGATGTTCGTAGATTGATCCATGCGGATACATTAAACTATCTTTGTATGGAGGATTTGCGCAAGGCGGCTGTGCATCCTGACGACTTTTGCTACGGATGCTTCACCGGGAAATATCCGGTGTAA
- a CDS encoding YbhB/YbcL family Raf kinase inhibitor-like protein, whose product MRITSSAFENNSIIPKKYTCDGENVNPPLEISGVPADAQSLALIVHDPDAPVTGGWTHWIIFDLDPYLTRIAENSVPDSGIEALTSFRKAGYGGPCPPIGAHHYQFQLYALDTKLELEGPVTKEDIEAAIEGHVQEKASLVGRYAH is encoded by the coding sequence ATGCGAATTACGAGCAGTGCCTTTGAGAACAATTCCATAATTCCCAAAAAATATACTTGCGATGGCGAGAATGTCAATCCGCCGTTGGAGATTTCCGGCGTGCCGGCCGATGCTCAGTCGCTCGCGCTTATCGTGCATGATCCGGATGCGCCAGTGACCGGAGGATGGACGCATTGGATAATATTTGATCTGGATCCGTATCTCACACGGATCGCGGAAAACAGCGTTCCCGACAGCGGGATCGAAGCTTTGACCAGTTTTCGAAAAGCAGGCTATGGCGGACCTTGCCCTCCTATTGGCGCGCATCACTATCAATTTCAGCTGTATGCACTGGACACAAAGCTAGAGCTGGAAGGTCCGGTAACGAAAGAAGATATTGAAGCAGCCATCGAAGGGCATGTCCAGGAAAAAGCTTCCCTCGTCGGGCGATACGCGCACTAA
- a CDS encoding polysaccharide lyase family 7 protein, with the protein MDNKKSLIIKIVFGLILVGIVFFVLSSSRKGPVYKLPSVPKPAPVQQPAQPPAKLIDLTNWKLTLPITSPSDPTQPLEILQPELATYQLRPWFQLAPDKKGVLFRAPVNAPTTSNSSYPRCELREMTDSGTQEFFWPSTSGTHTLFLDEAITAVPQYKPDVVAGQIHGDTDDLIVVRLEGQKLYLARSKANLFTLDDNYVLGTRFTIKFVASNGQVTVYYNNSATPIYTLEKKVKQAYFKVGVYTQSNCKTEQSPELCTADNYGEVMVYQAKVTHE; encoded by the coding sequence ATGGATAACAAAAAATCACTAATCATTAAAATAGTTTTTGGTTTGATTCTTGTTGGAATTGTCTTTTTCGTGCTTTCTTCTTCTCGAAAAGGTCCGGTCTATAAATTGCCCTCCGTACCAAAACCGGCGCCAGTGCAACAGCCCGCTCAACCACCTGCCAAACTGATCGATCTGACGAATTGGAAATTGACTTTGCCAATCACCTCTCCGAGTGATCCGACACAGCCACTGGAAATCTTGCAACCGGAATTGGCAACCTACCAGCTACGCCCTTGGTTTCAATTGGCTCCCGATAAAAAGGGCGTGCTATTTCGAGCGCCGGTCAATGCGCCAACCACATCCAATTCCAGCTATCCCCGTTGCGAACTGCGCGAAATGACGGACAGTGGGACGCAAGAATTTTTCTGGCCTTCAACCAGCGGGACACATACCCTTTTTCTCGATGAGGCCATCACTGCTGTGCCGCAATACAAACCAGATGTAGTCGCCGGACAGATTCATGGCGACACAGACGATCTCATTGTCGTCCGGCTAGAAGGACAAAAACTCTATCTTGCTCGCAGCAAAGCCAACTTGTTTACGCTTGATGATAATTATGTCCTCGGCACACGTTTCACCATCAAATTCGTTGCCAGCAATGGCCAAGTCACTGTTTATTATAACAACAGTGCGACACCGATCTACACACTAGAGAAAAAAGTGAAGCAAGCCTATTTCAAGGTTGGTGTTTACACCCAGTCAAACTGCAAAACCGAACAATCACCAGAGCTATGCACGGCAGACAATTACGGAGAGGTGATGGTCTATCAAGCAAAAGTGACGCATGAATAA
- a CDS encoding histidine phosphatase family protein, which translates to MLKITYFVHGTTTDNEKKISSGWSDVELSQKGIEQAIKLKSLIADKKFDVVFCSDLKRAVKSADLIFSGAVEIIRDERLRECNYGAYNAKPSVIVEPMQEENVADKFPGGESCEDVKNRMSDFLKYLKINYRNKSIAIVAHKVPQLALDVLIGGKSWEQAFADDWRKKKAWQPGWDYDLI; encoded by the coding sequence ATGCTAAAAATAACTTATTTTGTGCACGGAACCACAACTGACAATGAAAAGAAAATATCATCCGGCTGGTCTGATGTGGAACTTTCCCAAAAAGGTATCGAGCAGGCAATCAAATTGAAATCCCTAATAGCGGATAAAAAATTTGATGTCGTGTTTTGTTCTGATCTAAAAAGAGCGGTGAAGTCAGCAGACTTAATCTTTAGTGGGGCCGTTGAAATAATACGAGATGAAAGATTGCGCGAGTGCAACTATGGAGCATATAACGCAAAACCATCTGTAATTGTCGAGCCTATGCAAGAGGAAAATGTTGCAGATAAATTTCCTGGTGGGGAAAGTTGTGAGGATGTGAAAAATAGAATGAGTGATTTTCTCAAATATTTGAAAATAAATTATCGCAACAAATCCATTGCTATCGTTGCTCATAAAGTCCCCCAATTAGCCCTAGACGTTTTGATTGGGGGAAAATCTTGGGAGCAGGCTTTCGCTGATGATTGGAGAAAAAAGAAAGCATGGCAACCGGGATGGGACTACGATTTAATATAA
- a CDS encoding phage holin family protein encodes MKIIIRWLLSALAVIITAYLLPKEAIFVQSFFVALVVAVVLGFLNSIIRPILIILTLPIQILTLGLFTFIINAGLVMLTSSLVSGFYVKSFWWALLFSLVLSLVNAIINRFEPKETPDQE; translated from the coding sequence ATGAAAATTATCATCCGCTGGCTACTCTCCGCCCTAGCTGTTATCATTACTGCCTACCTCTTGCCCAAGGAAGCGATCTTTGTGCAAAGTTTTTTTGTAGCGTTGGTCGTAGCGGTTGTTTTAGGATTTTTAAATAGTATCATCAGACCGATCCTTATCATCCTTACTTTACCCATCCAGATCCTGACTCTCGGCCTTTTCACTTTTATCATAAATGCCGGACTCGTCATGCTCACCAGCAGTCTCGTGAGCGGATTCTATGTGAAAAGTTTTTGGTGGGCACTGCTTTTCAGTCTCGTGCTTTCACTAGTCAATGCCATAATTAACCGCTTTGAACCAAAAGAAACTCCAGATCAAGAATAA
- a CDS encoding inositol monophosphatase family protein, with protein MDLNGHAVGIILKELVRRAMVIARRQIMSFEVNGKMGYGGEMDDFFTTADTLAQESYVKSLQECFPDIGIVGEENFLVVQGSNKSDAYFTVDPIDGTKAYIRRQSHGVGSMVALVVNGIIVSAYVGDVNSREIFGYRPESSSAWRITDLEMYEKLNPDPPEVDLGELYILLRERESKYSQVSQKTINAFKSISIDGGSIGTWAARLWMGEVGALLLAPFWETPWDSSPVIGISQKLGYRFFEPNEKKSWWEEYIPVISKEKYRRKHDMLIIHKNQVRQLAKVLPVAQF; from the coding sequence ATGGATCTTAATGGACATGCAGTAGGGATCATTTTAAAGGAGCTCGTACGAAGGGCCATGGTTATCGCTCGGCGGCAAATTATGAGTTTCGAGGTTAATGGAAAAATGGGATATGGCGGAGAGATGGATGATTTCTTCACTACAGCTGATACGTTGGCGCAGGAATCATATGTGAAATCTCTCCAGGAATGTTTCCCGGACATCGGAATTGTTGGTGAAGAAAATTTTTTGGTTGTACAGGGAAGTAATAAATCAGACGCCTATTTTACGGTTGATCCAATTGATGGGACAAAAGCCTACATCAGGCGTCAATCTCACGGGGTTGGTTCAATGGTGGCACTTGTTGTTAATGGCATTATTGTTTCCGCATATGTGGGTGATGTTAACAGTCGGGAAATTTTTGGCTATCGTCCTGAATCTTCCAGCGCCTGGAGAATTACTGATTTAGAAATGTACGAGAAGCTGAACCCTGATCCGCCGGAAGTTGATCTTGGGGAATTATATATACTTTTGCGGGAACGTGAAAGTAAATATTCACAAGTTTCCCAGAAAACGATTAATGCTTTTAAGTCGATATCGATCGATGGTGGGAGTATCGGAACGTGGGCGGCCCGTCTTTGGATGGGAGAAGTGGGCGCACTGCTATTGGCTCCTTTCTGGGAAACGCCTTGGGATTCAAGTCCGGTGATTGGTATTTCCCAAAAGCTGGGCTATAGGTTTTTTGAACCTAACGAAAAAAAATCCTGGTGGGAGGAATACATTCCTGTAATTAGCAAGGAAAAATATCGGCGAAAGCATGATATGCTCATCATCCACAAAAACCAAGTTAGGCAATTAGCAAAAGTTCTCCCGGTAGCACAGTTTTAG
- a CDS encoding dihydroorotate oxidase — MFTISKNMHHKPFYDPKKSYQENCEQGPFGLFFKPQKYENAQEPRFSFLGQLVFAPFGIPAGPLPNSRFVKAALDMGFDLPVYKTVRTRKYPCHPWPNVIGVDLEGALTLEKIRSGLVAKNNYAPPLSITNSFGVPSSDPTIWQKDLAQAVSYAKKGQVVIGSFQGTREKGGVDSSLVADFVLGAKLIKETGAKILELNFSCPNEKTPDLVCFDSELVLRICEAVKNEIGSIPLIIKLAYFEDEHNLRKLVEKVGKLVSGIAAINTLPCAIRDRSGNQALPGEGRLVSGICGDGVRWAGLDMVKRLKTLRTEMNLNYTIIGVGGVSTPKDYRGYLACGADAVMSATGAMWNPLLAQEIKKYV, encoded by the coding sequence ATGTTTACAATCTCAAAAAATATGCACCACAAGCCATTTTATGATCCGAAAAAAAGTTACCAAGAAAATTGTGAACAAGGACCTTTTGGTCTTTTTTTTAAACCGCAAAAATATGAAAATGCCCAAGAGCCGCGCTTTTCTTTTTTGGGCCAACTTGTCTTTGCCCCTTTTGGAATACCGGCTGGGCCATTGCCGAATAGTCGCTTTGTGAAAGCCGCGCTGGATATGGGTTTTGATCTTCCGGTCTATAAAACAGTCCGCACGAGAAAATACCCTTGCCATCCCTGGCCCAACGTCATTGGAGTTGACTTGGAAGGCGCTTTGACTTTGGAAAAAATTCGCAGTGGTCTTGTCGCGAAAAATAATTATGCGCCACCACTTTCCATCACCAACTCTTTTGGCGTGCCCTCTTCTGACCCCACTATCTGGCAAAAAGATTTAGCCCAAGCGGTGAGCTATGCTAAAAAAGGGCAAGTGGTGATTGGTAGTTTTCAAGGAACCAGAGAAAAAGGAGGGGTTGATTCGTCTCTCGTTGCCGACTTTGTTTTGGGAGCAAAATTAATCAAAGAGACTGGGGCAAAAATTTTGGAGCTAAATTTTAGCTGTCCTAACGAGAAAACTCCCGATTTGGTTTGTTTTGATTCAGAGCTGGTGCTTAGAATTTGTGAAGCAGTGAAAAATGAAATTGGTTCCATTCCGCTAATCATTAAACTCGCCTACTTTGAAGATGAACACAATTTGCGAAAGCTGGTTGAAAAAGTGGGAAAGCTGGTTTCCGGGATTGCCGCGATAAATACTCTGCCTTGCGCAATCCGAGATCGGTCGGGAAATCAAGCTTTGCCTGGAGAAGGACGACTAGTTAGTGGCATTTGCGGAGACGGCGTGCGCTGGGCCGGACTAGATATGGTCAAGAGGCTAAAGACGCTCCGCACCGAAATGAATTTAAACTACACCATTATTGGCGTTGGCGGTGTCAGCACGCCGAAAGATTATCGCGGCTACCTCGCTTGCGGAGCAGACGCGGTGATGTCAGCCACGGGAGCAATGTGGAATCCATTGCTGGCGCAAGAAATTAAAAAATATGTTTAA
- the pyrF gene encoding orotidine-5'-phosphate decarboxylase — MKTFVDKLQEAMRMKKSVLCVGLDPQLRFMPPYLIAEMRAVYGDTEEAVGELYYAFNRAIIDAVEPFVAVVKPQAAFYNRSCHTWKALEKTLAYAKYRGLLTIKDAKCKDGSETADAYAQAHIGEVPFFDDRMVVAPIRSDAVTIDGYIAEDSVMRYVREIKKFGTCVFVVDKTSFKPNSVIEQLVTDNGLTVWERLAHYVSLWSEGTEGENGYRNCGVVMGGTYPDDAVKMRKILPDSLMLVPGYSISGGEGQGGKADEAVVPFNDDGFGAVVSTSRGTIAAWQKGPFSGDPKDFATSSAQAAMLARDELNAALQRAGKLGW; from the coding sequence ATGAAAACTTTCGTAGACAAATTGCAGGAAGCGATGCGGATGAAGAAAAGTGTTCTTTGTGTTGGACTTGACCCGCAACTCAGATTTATGCCACCCTATCTCATTGCAGAAATGCGGGCGGTTTACGGAGACACAGAGGAAGCGGTTGGCGAACTCTATTACGCATTCAACCGTGCGATCATTGATGCGGTTGAACCGTTTGTCGCCGTTGTAAAACCGCAGGCCGCGTTTTATAACAGGAGCTGTCATACATGGAAGGCTCTGGAAAAAACATTGGCCTATGCCAAGTATCGTGGACTTCTGACCATCAAAGATGCCAAGTGCAAAGATGGATCGGAAACGGCCGACGCATATGCACAAGCGCATATCGGCGAGGTTCCGTTCTTTGATGACCGTATGGTCGTTGCGCCTATTCGGTCGGATGCCGTCACGATCGATGGCTATATTGCCGAGGACTCGGTGATGCGCTATGTTCGTGAGATAAAAAAGTTCGGTACCTGCGTCTTTGTCGTCGACAAGACCTCATTCAAACCGAACTCTGTCATTGAGCAACTGGTAACAGACAATGGGCTTACGGTCTGGGAACGGCTCGCCCATTATGTCTCATTGTGGAGCGAGGGGACGGAAGGAGAAAATGGGTATCGCAATTGTGGCGTCGTAATGGGCGGCACATATCCGGATGATGCGGTCAAAATGCGAAAGATTCTGCCGGACTCCCTTATGCTCGTCCCCGGCTACAGTATCAGCGGCGGTGAGGGACAGGGCGGAAAAGCAGATGAGGCTGTTGTCCCGTTCAATGATGATGGGTTTGGCGCTGTGGTCAGCACATCTCGCGGAACCATTGCCGCTTGGCAAAAGGGACCGTTCAGCGGCGATCCGAAGGATTTCGCTACGTCATCTGCACAAGCGGCAATGCTTGCTCGCGATGAGCTTAATGCGGCACTTCAGCGGGCGGGTAAATTGGGCTGGTAA
- a CDS encoding dihydrofolate reductase family protein, translated as MRKIITTTFVTLDGVMQAPGGPEEDISEDFKYGGWTYHYWDERMGNVMDGFMKIPFELLLGKKTYDIFAAYWPDAEGDFPIKERFNATKKYVVSDVASELTWNNSEIILEDVVKKLKALKEQDGPDLWVHGSGNLIQTILKERLIDRMHVWIFPVTIGKGKRLFAEGTLPQGFKLVDSKTSSTGVIIATYEPAGELRTGLLGS; from the coding sequence ATGCGAAAAATAATAACGACAACTTTTGTCACGCTGGATGGCGTTATGCAGGCTCCCGGCGGACCGGAAGAAGACATCTCGGAAGATTTCAAGTATGGCGGATGGACATATCATTATTGGGATGAAAGGATGGGCAATGTCATGGATGGTTTCATGAAGATTCCGTTCGAGTTGCTTTTGGGAAAAAAGACCTATGATATTTTTGCGGCTTATTGGCCAGACGCCGAGGGCGATTTTCCCATCAAGGAAAGATTCAACGCCACAAAAAAATATGTCGTTTCCGACGTTGCTAGCGAGCTCACTTGGAACAACTCGGAGATAATATTGGAAGACGTTGTGAAAAAGCTTAAAGCGCTCAAGGAGCAAGATGGACCAGATTTGTGGGTCCATGGAAGTGGCAATCTCATCCAGACCATCTTGAAGGAGAGGCTTATTGATCGCATGCACGTTTGGATTTTCCCGGTTACGATCGGCAAGGGAAAGCGACTTTTTGCCGAAGGTACTTTGCCGCAGGGATTCAAATTGGTCGATTCTAAAACTTCTTCTACTGGAGTAATTATTGCAACCTATGAACCGGCAGGCGAGCTCAGAACAGGCTTACTTGGAAGCTAA
- a CDS encoding AbrB/MazE/SpoVT family DNA-binding domain-containing protein has translation MSEQKNVHKLKKSSAYSFSVTIPKEIVEKYGWKEKQKLSIIDKGHGKVEISDWKKK, from the coding sequence ATGTCCGAACAAAAAAATGTTCACAAGCTCAAAAAATCCAGTGCGTATAGTTTTTCCGTGACGATTCCCAAAGAGATCGTGGAGAAATACGGCTGGAAGGAAAAACAAAAACTTTCCATCATCGACAAGGGTCATGGTAAGGTTGAGATTAGTGATTGGAAGAAAAAATAG
- a CDS encoding lyase family protein, giving the protein MEDNLRNALTILYRLSGKNGRNLQMPGDPRYQPEKLKPYLGYDQWAGWLILVEWFWMKVLALIGVMPKEDAKLLTDELLIKMLFLITTTKQDAKEREPGINHDILALLALMRVFLPMRLHRWLHFCATSYDIINTAYALQLKVTFEHVFLPELYELDELWRYRIGENAEVLMAGRTHLQTALPVTAGFWLANLHNRYVNSARRLTVLSKEVPGKFSGAVGTSASQRALIKDRWGEKILMDFLELPVAEVSTQIAPPEGMARFYSELVLLSGALANLGEDTRILQSSQFGEVVSESSSSSAMSHKKSNPIAAENMAGMHVSVIAEFMKVAMTLVSDLQRDLRWSNVMRSYSAIAVYAFQQILTAKRVLKSMRIDAEKCRKNFDVQGKLVVAELVHLFLQREGVPDAHHLVNKEIIPIVEASNDGTFIDAVLDYSREHAEITTDMLRKMTDADIGIDSYLTLPENYLGNAISIAHREAGNKL; this is encoded by the coding sequence ATGGAAGACAATCTGAGAAATGCACTGACAATTCTTTACAGATTATCAGGTAAAAATGGACGTAATTTGCAAATGCCAGGGGATCCCAGATACCAGCCAGAAAAACTCAAGCCCTATCTTGGCTATGATCAGTGGGCTGGCTGGCTTATCCTCGTGGAATGGTTTTGGATGAAGGTACTTGCACTTATCGGTGTTATGCCGAAAGAAGACGCAAAACTTTTAACCGACGAGTTGTTGATTAAAATGCTCTTCCTAATTACCACAACAAAGCAAGATGCTAAAGAAAGAGAGCCGGGAATTAATCATGATATATTAGCTCTGCTTGCGCTCATGCGCGTATTTTTACCAATGAGATTACATCGCTGGTTGCATTTTTGCGCAACTTCTTATGACATCATTAACACCGCCTATGCACTCCAACTCAAGGTTACTTTTGAGCATGTTTTTTTGCCTGAGCTCTACGAGTTGGACGAATTATGGCGCTACAGGATTGGAGAAAATGCTGAGGTGCTTATGGCGGGCAGAACGCATCTGCAAACCGCACTACCAGTTACTGCAGGTTTTTGGTTGGCGAATTTGCACAATCGTTATGTGAACTCCGCACGCAGATTGACAGTATTATCAAAAGAAGTTCCGGGAAAATTTAGCGGGGCGGTTGGCACATCGGCTTCGCAAAGAGCACTCATAAAAGACAGATGGGGTGAAAAAATTTTAATGGATTTTTTAGAACTTCCGGTTGCGGAAGTTAGTACTCAGATAGCTCCGCCTGAAGGGATGGCCAGATTTTATTCCGAGCTAGTGCTTCTTTCTGGAGCGCTGGCAAATCTTGGTGAGGACACCAGGATTTTGCAAAGTTCGCAGTTTGGTGAAGTGGTGAGCGAAAGTTCATCTTCATCAGCAATGTCACATAAAAAATCCAATCCAATTGCGGCCGAAAATATGGCCGGAATGCATGTGTCTGTTATCGCAGAGTTTATGAAAGTCGCAATGACACTTGTGAGTGATTTGCAACGCGACCTGCGCTGGTCAAATGTAATGCGAAGCTACTCGGCTATTGCCGTCTATGCTTTTCAGCAAATTTTGACGGCCAAGCGAGTGCTTAAAAGTATGAGGATCGATGCAGAAAAATGTCGGAAAAACTTTGATGTTCAAGGCAAACTGGTCGTGGCGGAACTGGTTCATCTTTTTTTGCAACGCGAAGGAGTACCCGATGCGCACCATCTTGTCAATAAAGAAATTATTCCAATAGTGGAGGCTTCTAATGATGGGACTTTTATTGATGCAGTGCTGGACTATTCACGCGAGCATGCAGAAATTACTACTGATATGTTACGAAAGATGACAGACGCCGATATCGGTATCGACTCATATCTCACATTGCCAGAAAACTATCTCGGCAATGCAATTTCAATCGCTCATCGTGAAGCTGGGAATAAACTTTAG
- a CDS encoding HAD family hydrolase translates to MKKRIKAVVFDADGVVIDSPSYFSVQYEKEFGVSSNVVQAFFRDKFQDCLVGKADLKEELRPLLDDWKWRGTVEDLLDYWFKAEHYIDERMIDEIKRLKELGIKCYLGTQQEKYRTEYMKSNMGFDRIFDKIYSSAEIGHKKPDKKFFEFIHQDLGEIEGIKPAEIMFWDNEEVNVISAKKLGWQSFLYTTFDDFQKNVSRIK, encoded by the coding sequence ATGAAGAAACGCATAAAAGCAGTCGTATTTGATGCGGATGGCGTGGTGATAGATTCACCGAGCTATTTCAGCGTTCAATATGAGAAAGAATTTGGAGTCTCCAGTAATGTTGTCCAGGCATTTTTTCGGGATAAATTTCAGGATTGCTTGGTGGGCAAAGCTGATCTCAAGGAAGAATTGAGACCACTGCTCGATGATTGGAAATGGCGCGGGACAGTCGAGGACTTGCTTGATTATTGGTTTAAGGCCGAACACTATATTGATGAAAGAATGATTGATGAGATAAAAAGGCTGAAAGAGCTAGGTATTAAATGTTACTTAGGGACACAGCAGGAAAAATATCGAACAGAGTATATGAAAAGCAATATGGGTTTTGATAGAATTTTTGATAAAATTTATTCTTCGGCAGAAATAGGGCATAAGAAACCGGATAAAAAATTCTTTGAATTTATCCATCAGGATCTTGGTGAAATCGAAGGAATTAAGCCGGCAGAAATTATGTTTTGGGACAACGAAGAAGTCAATGTGATTTCTGCCAAGAAGCTGGGTTGGCAATCTTTTTTATACACAACTTTTGATGATTTCCAAAAAAACGTTTCTCGGATAAAATGA
- the rsgA gene encoding ribosome small subunit-dependent GTPase A has translation MQNEDLGYDAFFETSRVKLGLVDFAVARVTAQHKGGYKVKNVSGEYLAKVTGKQMFEAVSKEDLPAVGDWVALDEVGQDQAMIRKILPRKTLLKRKTGDKNRTGEKRETQIIAANIDVALVIESVSRDYNLNRIERYFALANSGGIQGAVVLNKIDLLSREELELKINEIKNRLKDVKVIATSTLTDEGLAELKKFITIGQTYCFLGSSGVGKSSLINRLLGEDIVRIEGIGVRSGRGKHTTTAREMYFLSQGGIVIDNPGVREVGMADANAGVDNLFDEITSLAQNCKFIDCTHLHEPGCAVLLALDSGQLDEGRYANYISLKKETEHYGMTGLEKKEKNRQFGKFLKSAKKDLKDAGYKDY, from the coding sequence ATGCAAAACGAAGATTTGGGTTATGATGCTTTTTTTGAAACTAGCCGAGTGAAGCTCGGACTGGTTGATTTTGCCGTGGCGCGTGTGACTGCTCAGCATAAAGGAGGTTACAAGGTCAAAAATGTCAGCGGTGAATACTTGGCAAAGGTTACCGGAAAACAAATGTTTGAGGCAGTTTCAAAAGAAGATTTGCCCGCGGTGGGCGATTGGGTGGCACTTGATGAAGTTGGTCAAGACCAGGCTATGATTCGCAAGATATTGCCAAGGAAAACCTTGTTGAAAAGAAAAACTGGAGATAAGAATAGAACTGGTGAAAAGCGGGAAACGCAAATTATCGCGGCCAATATCGACGTGGCGCTGGTCATCGAGTCCGTTTCTCGGGACTATAATCTAAACCGCATTGAAAGATATTTCGCTCTTGCAAATTCCGGTGGCATCCAGGGCGCAGTTGTTCTCAATAAAATTGATCTGCTTTCCCGAGAAGAACTGGAATTGAAAATCAATGAAATTAAAAACAGACTGAAAGACGTCAAAGTTATCGCAACCAGCACATTGACTGATGAAGGCCTGGCGGAACTCAAGAAATTTATCACCATAGGCCAGACCTATTGTTTCTTAGGCTCATCCGGAGTCGGCAAATCTTCGCTCATCAATAGGTTACTCGGAGAAGATATCGTGAGAATCGAGGGCATTGGAGTGCGCTCTGGCAGAGGCAAGCATACGACAACTGCTAGAGAAATGTATTTCTTATCCCAGGGCGGCATCGTGATTGATAACCCCGGAGTACGTGAAGTGGGTATGGCTGATGCGAATGCTGGCGTTGATAATTTGTTTGATGAAATAACTTCCCTCGCGCAAAATTGTAAATTTATCGATTGCACGCATCTACACGAACCGGGCTGTGCGGTGCTTTTGGCGCTAGATTCCGGACAATTAGATGAAGGACGCTATGCTAACTATATCAGTCTCAAAAAAGAAACTGAGCACTATGGAATGACGGGACTGGAAAAAAAAGAAAAAAACCGCCAATTTGGAAAGTTTCTCAAGTCTGCGAAAAAGGACTTGAAAGATGCGGGATATAAGGATTATTAA